The proteins below come from a single Lineus longissimus chromosome 5, tnLinLong1.2, whole genome shotgun sequence genomic window:
- the LOC135488718 gene encoding non-POU domain-containing octamer-binding protein-like isoform X3 — MTAGGDEKSEQNKGQTQETTPIKTEGNERPERKDVGLDRERGDRNQRGGPRGRGRFDGGRGGPRGRGRARGGYHEGRGGFQPKPHLHHHNHRDQHHPMMQMGDDEMMQRGRRGGLEQRDSPNPGEEDKPREEKKFTGRCRLFVGNIQDMEEEDFKKMFEAFGEISEVYLNKGRGFGFIRLDTRHNAEAAKDALDGTTRKGRTLRVRFATHGAALKVRHLAPSVSNELLEEAFSKFGQVERAIVIVDDRGRSTGEGIVEFARKPGAQKALQAVTDGCFLLTSHPRPCIVEQLEQKDEDDGLPEKYIQRNAQYYKDRETPFRFAQPGSFEFKFAQRWKQLYEMEVKEMVRLKKEMEDAVEKLESEMTNAMHDHHANQLREELRRIEEMKEMEERKRQEMTLRRQQEQQRMREEDEMRRQEMMRAQQEEEVMHRQRMQDGRFGGGMNRREEMMMMKGRQGQEGGMRGEMNRDMAARDLGGREMGNRGEMGQREMGGRGEMGRRELSRDRDNGREGGRAGAPPMQPPPAPPAGMGLEEANRQEPMGGIAGAGRGNNIGGASNIAGGPQLVVPLPG, encoded by the exons ATGACAGCAGGAGGAGACGAGAAAAGTGAACAAAATAAAGGTCAAACACAAGAGACCACACCTATTAAAACTGAAGGTAACGAGCGCCCTGAAAGAAAAGATGTAGGGTTAGATCGCGAAAGAGGGGACAGAAACCAACGGGGTGGTCCTCGTGGTCGGGGACGTTTTGACGGTGGCCGTGGAGGTCCCCGCGGCCGAGGACGAGCCCGTGGTGGCTACCATGAAGGACGTGGTGGGTTTCAACCAAAGCCACACCTCCACCACCACAATCACAGAGATCAACACCACCCAATGATGCAAATGGGTGATGATGAAATGATGCAGCGTGGTCGTCGTGGTGGTTTAGAACAACGAGACTCGCCAAATCCTGGCGAAGAGGACAAACCCAGGGAAGAAAAGAAATTCACGGGAAGATGTCGGCTCTTTGTCGGAAATATCCAAGATATGGAAGAAGAGGACTTCAAAAAGATGTTCGAAGCTTTTGGTGAAATCTCCGAAGTCTACCTAAACAAAGGAAGAGGATTTGGCTTCATCCGATTG GACACCAGACACAATGCAGAAGCAGCTAAAGATGCTCTTGACGGTACCACAAGAAAGGGACGTACCCTTCGAGTAAGATTTGCTACCCACGGAGCGGCTCTGAAAGTGCGTCATCTGGCTCCCAGCGTCTCAAATGAACTTCTTGAGGAAGCATTTTCAAAGTTTGGTCAAGTTGAACGAGCTATCGTCATTGTGGATGACCGTGGACGATCCACTGGTGAAGGAATTGTCGAGTTTGCAAGGAAACCTGGTGCACAAAAGGCACTTCAGGCAGTCACAGATGGATGCTTCTTGTTGAcaag CCATCCCAGACCATGCATTGTGGAACAGCTTGAACAGAAGGATGAGGATGATGGTTTGCCAGAGAAATACATTCAGAGAAATGCTCAATATTACAA GGACCGTGAAACACCCTTCAGATTTGCCCAGCCTGGCTcgtttgaattcaaatttgctCAACGCTGGAAGCAGTTGTATGAGATGGAGGTGAAGGAGATGGTACGCCTAAAAAAGGAGATGGAAGATGCTGTCGAGAAGCTGGAGAGTGAAATGACAAATGCAATGCATGACCACCATGCCAACCAGTTGAGAGAGG AACTACGTCGCATTGAAGAAATGAAGGAAATGGAAGAAAGGAAGAGACAAGAAATGACGCTCAGACGTCAACAAGAGCAACAGCGTATGCGTGAAGAGGATGAAATGCGCCGACAGGAAATGATGCGGGCACAACAGGAGGAAGAAGTGATGCATAGACAGAGAATGCAGGATGGTCGATTTGGTGGTGGAATGAACAGACGCgaggaaatgatgatgatgaaaggcAGGCAAGGC CAGGAAGGAGGCATGAGAGGAGAGATGAATCGTGACATGGCAGCTCGGGATCTTGGAGGACGTGAAATGGGTAACAGAGGAGAAATGGGACAGCGCGAGATGGGTGGTCGCGGTGAAATGGGTCGCCGTGAGCTGTCCAGAGACAGAGATAACGGTCGTGAGGGTGGACGTGCGGGTGCTCCCCCAATGCAGCCACCTCCAGCTCCCCCAGCTGGCATGGGCCTTGAGGAAGCAAATAGACAG GAGCCGATGGGTGGTATCGCTGGCGCTGGCCGTGGAAACAATATCGGTGGAGCAAGCAACATAGCTGGGGGACCGCAATTG GTAGTGCCGTTACCAGGCTGA
- the LOC135488718 gene encoding non-POU domain-containing octamer-binding protein-like isoform X1, translating to MTAGGDEKSEQNKGQTQETTPIKTEGNERPERKDVGLDRERGDRNQRGGPRGRGRFDGGRGGPRGRGRARGGYHEGRGGFQPKPHLHHHNHRDQHHPMMQMGDDEMMQRGRRGGLEQRDSPNPGEEDKPREEKKFTGRCRLFVGNIQDMEEEDFKKMFEAFGEISEVYLNKGRGFGFIRLDTRHNAEAAKDALDGTTRKGRTLRVRFATHGAALKVRHLAPSVSNELLEEAFSKFGQVERAIVIVDDRGRSTGEGIVEFARKPGAQKALQAVTDGCFLLTSHPRPCIVEQLEQKDEDDGLPEKYIQRNAQYYKDRETPFRFAQPGSFEFKFAQRWKQLYEMEVKEMVRLKKEMEDAVEKLESEMTNAMHDHHANQLREELRRIEEMKEMEERKRQEMTLRRQQEQQRMREEDEMRRQEMMRAQQEEEVMHRQRMQDGRFGGGMNRREEMMMMKGRQGQEGGMRGEMNRDMAARDLGGREMGNRGEMGQREMGGRGEMGRRELSRDRDNGREGGRAGAPPMQPPPAPPAGMGLEEANRQEPMGGIAGAGRGNNIGGASNIAGGPQLRQSRFDQPPTTFGNNGGMGGNMNAGMFGGNRDMQMRDRLMERRPAREDFHEMKKPRRY from the exons ATGACAGCAGGAGGAGACGAGAAAAGTGAACAAAATAAAGGTCAAACACAAGAGACCACACCTATTAAAACTGAAGGTAACGAGCGCCCTGAAAGAAAAGATGTAGGGTTAGATCGCGAAAGAGGGGACAGAAACCAACGGGGTGGTCCTCGTGGTCGGGGACGTTTTGACGGTGGCCGTGGAGGTCCCCGCGGCCGAGGACGAGCCCGTGGTGGCTACCATGAAGGACGTGGTGGGTTTCAACCAAAGCCACACCTCCACCACCACAATCACAGAGATCAACACCACCCAATGATGCAAATGGGTGATGATGAAATGATGCAGCGTGGTCGTCGTGGTGGTTTAGAACAACGAGACTCGCCAAATCCTGGCGAAGAGGACAAACCCAGGGAAGAAAAGAAATTCACGGGAAGATGTCGGCTCTTTGTCGGAAATATCCAAGATATGGAAGAAGAGGACTTCAAAAAGATGTTCGAAGCTTTTGGTGAAATCTCCGAAGTCTACCTAAACAAAGGAAGAGGATTTGGCTTCATCCGATTG GACACCAGACACAATGCAGAAGCAGCTAAAGATGCTCTTGACGGTACCACAAGAAAGGGACGTACCCTTCGAGTAAGATTTGCTACCCACGGAGCGGCTCTGAAAGTGCGTCATCTGGCTCCCAGCGTCTCAAATGAACTTCTTGAGGAAGCATTTTCAAAGTTTGGTCAAGTTGAACGAGCTATCGTCATTGTGGATGACCGTGGACGATCCACTGGTGAAGGAATTGTCGAGTTTGCAAGGAAACCTGGTGCACAAAAGGCACTTCAGGCAGTCACAGATGGATGCTTCTTGTTGAcaag CCATCCCAGACCATGCATTGTGGAACAGCTTGAACAGAAGGATGAGGATGATGGTTTGCCAGAGAAATACATTCAGAGAAATGCTCAATATTACAA GGACCGTGAAACACCCTTCAGATTTGCCCAGCCTGGCTcgtttgaattcaaatttgctCAACGCTGGAAGCAGTTGTATGAGATGGAGGTGAAGGAGATGGTACGCCTAAAAAAGGAGATGGAAGATGCTGTCGAGAAGCTGGAGAGTGAAATGACAAATGCAATGCATGACCACCATGCCAACCAGTTGAGAGAGG AACTACGTCGCATTGAAGAAATGAAGGAAATGGAAGAAAGGAAGAGACAAGAAATGACGCTCAGACGTCAACAAGAGCAACAGCGTATGCGTGAAGAGGATGAAATGCGCCGACAGGAAATGATGCGGGCACAACAGGAGGAAGAAGTGATGCATAGACAGAGAATGCAGGATGGTCGATTTGGTGGTGGAATGAACAGACGCgaggaaatgatgatgatgaaaggcAGGCAAGGC CAGGAAGGAGGCATGAGAGGAGAGATGAATCGTGACATGGCAGCTCGGGATCTTGGAGGACGTGAAATGGGTAACAGAGGAGAAATGGGACAGCGCGAGATGGGTGGTCGCGGTGAAATGGGTCGCCGTGAGCTGTCCAGAGACAGAGATAACGGTCGTGAGGGTGGACGTGCGGGTGCTCCCCCAATGCAGCCACCTCCAGCTCCCCCAGCTGGCATGGGCCTTGAGGAAGCAAATAGACAG GAGCCGATGGGTGGTATCGCTGGCGCTGGCCGTGGAAACAATATCGGTGGAGCAAGCAACATAGCTGGGGGACCGCAATTG CGTCAGTCCCGGTTTGATCAGCCACCGACCACATTTGGCAACAACGGTGGTATGGGAGGAAACATGAATGCTGGTATGTTTGGTGGCAACAGAGACATGCAGATGAGAGACCGGCTTATGGAAAGGCGGCCAGCAAGAGAAGATTTCCACGAAATGAAGAAGCCACGCAGATACTGA
- the LOC135488718 gene encoding non-POU domain-containing octamer-binding protein-like isoform X2 — protein sequence MTAGGDEKSEQNKGQTQETTPIKTEGNERPERKDVGLDRERGDRNQRGGPRGRGRFDGGRGGPRGRGRARGGYHEGRGGFQPKPHLHHHNHRDQHHPMMQMGDDEMMQRGRRGGLEQRDSPNPGEEDKPREEKKFTGRCRLFVGNIQDMEEEDFKKMFEAFGEISEVYLNKGRGFGFIRLDTRHNAEAAKDALDGTTRKGRTLRVRFATHGAALKVRHLAPSVSNELLEEAFSKFGQVERAIVIVDDRGRSTGEGIVEFARKPGAQKALQAVTDGCFLLTSHPRPCIVEQLEQKDEDDGLPEKYIQRNAQYYKDRETPFRFAQPGSFEFKFAQRWKQLYEMEVKEMVRLKKEMEDAVEKLESEMTNAMHDHHANQLREELRRIEEMKEMEERKRQEMTLRRQQEQQRMREEDEMRRQEMMRAQQEEEVMHRQRMQDGRFGGGMNRREEMMMMKGRQGEGGMRGEMNRDMAARDLGGREMGNRGEMGQREMGGRGEMGRRELSRDRDNGREGGRAGAPPMQPPPAPPAGMGLEEANRQEPMGGIAGAGRGNNIGGASNIAGGPQLRQSRFDQPPTTFGNNGGMGGNMNAGMFGGNRDMQMRDRLMERRPAREDFHEMKKPRRY from the exons ATGACAGCAGGAGGAGACGAGAAAAGTGAACAAAATAAAGGTCAAACACAAGAGACCACACCTATTAAAACTGAAGGTAACGAGCGCCCTGAAAGAAAAGATGTAGGGTTAGATCGCGAAAGAGGGGACAGAAACCAACGGGGTGGTCCTCGTGGTCGGGGACGTTTTGACGGTGGCCGTGGAGGTCCCCGCGGCCGAGGACGAGCCCGTGGTGGCTACCATGAAGGACGTGGTGGGTTTCAACCAAAGCCACACCTCCACCACCACAATCACAGAGATCAACACCACCCAATGATGCAAATGGGTGATGATGAAATGATGCAGCGTGGTCGTCGTGGTGGTTTAGAACAACGAGACTCGCCAAATCCTGGCGAAGAGGACAAACCCAGGGAAGAAAAGAAATTCACGGGAAGATGTCGGCTCTTTGTCGGAAATATCCAAGATATGGAAGAAGAGGACTTCAAAAAGATGTTCGAAGCTTTTGGTGAAATCTCCGAAGTCTACCTAAACAAAGGAAGAGGATTTGGCTTCATCCGATTG GACACCAGACACAATGCAGAAGCAGCTAAAGATGCTCTTGACGGTACCACAAGAAAGGGACGTACCCTTCGAGTAAGATTTGCTACCCACGGAGCGGCTCTGAAAGTGCGTCATCTGGCTCCCAGCGTCTCAAATGAACTTCTTGAGGAAGCATTTTCAAAGTTTGGTCAAGTTGAACGAGCTATCGTCATTGTGGATGACCGTGGACGATCCACTGGTGAAGGAATTGTCGAGTTTGCAAGGAAACCTGGTGCACAAAAGGCACTTCAGGCAGTCACAGATGGATGCTTCTTGTTGAcaag CCATCCCAGACCATGCATTGTGGAACAGCTTGAACAGAAGGATGAGGATGATGGTTTGCCAGAGAAATACATTCAGAGAAATGCTCAATATTACAA GGACCGTGAAACACCCTTCAGATTTGCCCAGCCTGGCTcgtttgaattcaaatttgctCAACGCTGGAAGCAGTTGTATGAGATGGAGGTGAAGGAGATGGTACGCCTAAAAAAGGAGATGGAAGATGCTGTCGAGAAGCTGGAGAGTGAAATGACAAATGCAATGCATGACCACCATGCCAACCAGTTGAGAGAGG AACTACGTCGCATTGAAGAAATGAAGGAAATGGAAGAAAGGAAGAGACAAGAAATGACGCTCAGACGTCAACAAGAGCAACAGCGTATGCGTGAAGAGGATGAAATGCGCCGACAGGAAATGATGCGGGCACAACAGGAGGAAGAAGTGATGCATAGACAGAGAATGCAGGATGGTCGATTTGGTGGTGGAATGAACAGACGCgaggaaatgatgatgatgaaaggcAGGCAAGGC GAAGGAGGCATGAGAGGAGAGATGAATCGTGACATGGCAGCTCGGGATCTTGGAGGACGTGAAATGGGTAACAGAGGAGAAATGGGACAGCGCGAGATGGGTGGTCGCGGTGAAATGGGTCGCCGTGAGCTGTCCAGAGACAGAGATAACGGTCGTGAGGGTGGACGTGCGGGTGCTCCCCCAATGCAGCCACCTCCAGCTCCCCCAGCTGGCATGGGCCTTGAGGAAGCAAATAGACAG GAGCCGATGGGTGGTATCGCTGGCGCTGGCCGTGGAAACAATATCGGTGGAGCAAGCAACATAGCTGGGGGACCGCAATTG CGTCAGTCCCGGTTTGATCAGCCACCGACCACATTTGGCAACAACGGTGGTATGGGAGGAAACATGAATGCTGGTATGTTTGGTGGCAACAGAGACATGCAGATGAGAGACCGGCTTATGGAAAGGCGGCCAGCAAGAGAAGATTTCCACGAAATGAAGAAGCCACGCAGATACTGA